Proteins from a genomic interval of Flavobacteriales bacterium TMED191:
- a CDS encoding peptidoglycan synthetase — protein sequence MRIHFIAIGGAIMHSLAIELFKNGHHVTGSDDIIYDPARSNLNEYGLLPKHEGWNDSLITDNLDLVIIGMHAKLNNPELLKAQRINIKILSFPEFISQYSKNKTRIVISGSHGKTTITSMILHVLNINNIEADYLLGAKIKSFSNLVCLKNNNLIIIEGDEYLSSPLDRRPKFTHYNPHVLVISGVAWDHINVFPTVQAYEDAFKSLINSVTKSKGDIYYHKNDSFLSNYLKHNEYSKSYSQLEYILKDDKFCIKFNDEIIPLKIFGNHNLQNLEAAKLVCLNLGISEKVFYHSIKSFEGADNRLNLIKKYINNSCVYRDFAHSPSKVLATVNAVKTLYPNRYLISCYELHTFSSLNSDFLSYYENAFSNSDEVWIYIDPIKQKLKGITSINSSLVFSSLKHNRITFINNKEKLKSLLLEFTPCNNNLLLMSSGTFSGLDLITALSN from the coding sequence ATGAGAATACATTTTATTGCGATAGGAGGGGCAATTATGCATAGTTTAGCTATTGAGTTATTTAAAAATGGTCACCATGTAACAGGTTCAGATGATATAATTTATGATCCTGCTAGGTCAAATTTAAATGAGTATGGACTACTTCCAAAACATGAAGGTTGGAATGATTCTTTGATCACAGACAATTTGGATTTAGTTATTATTGGCATGCACGCGAAATTAAATAATCCTGAATTATTAAAAGCACAAAGAATTAATATCAAGATATTATCATTTCCAGAATTTATCAGTCAGTATTCTAAAAATAAAACTAGAATAGTAATTTCGGGTAGTCATGGTAAAACAACAATTACTTCGATGATTCTTCATGTTTTAAATATTAATAATATAGAAGCAGATTATTTGCTTGGAGCAAAAATTAAATCTTTTAGTAATTTAGTATGTTTAAAAAACAATAATTTAATTATTATAGAGGGGGATGAGTATTTATCTTCCCCATTGGATCGTAGACCAAAATTTACTCACTATAATCCACATGTTTTAGTGATTTCAGGTGTTGCATGGGATCACATTAATGTATTTCCAACTGTTCAAGCTTATGAAGACGCTTTCAAAAGTTTGATTAATTCTGTAACAAAATCAAAAGGTGATATTTATTATCATAAAAATGATAGTTTTTTATCAAATTATCTAAAACATAATGAGTATTCAAAATCTTATTCCCAACTTGAATATATTTTGAAGGACGATAAATTTTGTATTAAGTTTAATGATGAAATAATTCCATTAAAAATATTTGGAAATCATAATTTGCAAAATTTAGAGGCTGCTAAATTAGTATGTTTAAATCTAGGAATTTCCGAAAAAGTATTTTATCATTCAATAAAAAGTTTCGAGGGAGCAGATAATAGATTAAATTTAATTAAGAAATACATAAATAATAGCTGTGTTTATAGAGATTTTGCACATTCCCCTTCAAAGGTTCTAGCAACCGTTAATGCTGTCAAAACTCTTTACCCAAATAGATATTTAATTTCTTGTTATGAACTACATACTTTTAGCAGTTTAAATTCAGACTTTTTAAGTTATTATGAAAATGCATTTTCTAATTCAGATGAAGTATGGATATATATAGATCCTATTAAGCAAAAATTAAAAGGCATAACTAGTATTAATAGTTCTTTAGTATTTTCTTCCTTAAAACATAATCGTATTACCTTTATAAATAATAAGGAAAAACTTAAGTCATTATTGTTAGAATTTACTCCCTGTAATAATAATTTATTATTAATGAGTTCTGGGACTTTTTCAGGATTAGATTTAATTACTGCTTTAAGTAATTAA
- a CDS encoding MBL fold metallo-hydrolase gives MKIHVINTGNFKLDGGAMFGVVPKTIWSKTNPADNNNMCSWAMRCLLLEYDDKKILIDTGIGNKQSEKFFKHFYLHGFDNLTNSLNQINISPEEITHVFFTHLHFDHCGGAIIKKNNSLELLFKNAIHLTNKTHWELANNPNSREKASFLKENFSLIKEMGQLQFIEEGQLFDNIFVEFFNGHTMGQMLPFITYKERKIVFVADLIPSIGHIPLPYVMGYDTQPLVTLQEKLQFLNEAFENNYILFLEHDYEYEACTIKYKLNKFEVGKAGTLKEFLI, from the coding sequence ATGAAAATACATGTTATAAATACTGGGAACTTTAAACTTGATGGAGGAGCTATGTTTGGTGTAGTACCAAAAACAATTTGGTCAAAAACAAATCCAGCGGACAACAATAACATGTGCTCTTGGGCCATGAGATGTTTATTATTAGAATATGATGATAAAAAAATACTAATTGATACAGGTATTGGAAATAAACAAAGTGAAAAATTCTTTAAGCACTTTTATCTACACGGCTTTGATAACCTCACAAATTCTTTAAATCAGATAAATATCAGCCCTGAAGAAATTACACATGTATTTTTTACCCACCTGCATTTTGATCACTGTGGAGGAGCAATTATAAAAAAAAATAACTCTTTAGAACTTTTATTTAAAAATGCTATTCACCTTACAAATAAAACTCATTGGGAATTAGCAAACAATCCTAACTCAAGGGAGAAAGCTTCTTTCTTAAAAGAAAACTTTTCCTTAATTAAGGAAATGGGACAATTACAATTTATTGAAGAAGGACAATTATTTGACAATATATTTGTTGAATTTTTTAATGGTCATACTATGGGTCAAATGCTCCCTTTTATTACTTATAAGGAAAGAAAAATTGTTTTCGTTGCTGATTTGATTCCTTCTATTGGACACATTCCCCTTCCTTATGTTATGGGCTATGATACCCAACCCTTGGTTACATTACAAGAAAAATTGCAATTTCTAAATGAAGCATTTGAAAATAACTATATTTTATTTTTAGAACATGACTATGAATATGAAGCATGTACAATAAAATATAAACTCAATAAATTTGAAGTAGGTAAAGCAGGTACGTTAAAAGAATTTTTAATTTAA
- the yidC gene encoding membrane protein insertase YidC, translated as MEQKGLDFNFFIGMFLIFGLLMWFNINQVSQSNSSTQINEQDVQSNVSLDQELIINKPLVSQNELITNNNFDTSFYLLSNNLLSLKFSNHGACIDEVTLKDYFTYDSLDLKLVKDLDFNFSFFIKDKVLNSNQIIFNKVIEENNKLVFIHKDQFSNTIKFIYELVPNSYNLKFNVITENGNTYIEPNTLLFTQNISQLEKNFDNERNTTTINYSLNETNSKQMSLMKDSKKTIENPYWVAHRQQFFSTIISSDNIFRQATLDTYTPDSDLYIKKLSSEFKIEYDNSNNDYSFNFYFLPNKYSLLKSFNKGFETLVPLGKFVFGWVNRFLVIPMFNFLDNMGLNYGLIILIIAFTIKFLLFLPTKSSYLSMAKMRVLKPEIDAINEKIKDPMQKQQAQMNLYRKTGVNPLGGCLPLLFQMPILIALFRFFPASIELRQQSFLWADDLSTYDSILDLGFSIPLYGDHISLFALLMTGATVLQMMYSNQLSSNSQMPQMKYVMYMMPLIFLFVMNNYSAALSYYYFLANLITFGQQAIIRRSIDDKKLYAMLQANKKKPLKKSKFQQKLEEMAKKNQNR; from the coding sequence ATGGAACAAAAAGGTTTAGATTTTAATTTTTTTATTGGTATGTTTTTAATTTTTGGGCTACTTATGTGGTTTAATATCAATCAAGTATCTCAATCCAATTCATCAACTCAAATTAATGAACAAGACGTACAAAGCAATGTTAGTTTAGATCAAGAATTAATTATCAATAAGCCATTAGTTAGTCAGAATGAATTGATTACAAATAACAATTTTGATACTAGCTTTTATTTATTATCTAATAATCTTTTGTCTCTCAAATTCTCTAATCATGGTGCTTGTATCGATGAGGTGACACTCAAAGATTACTTCACTTATGATTCATTAGATTTGAAATTAGTTAAAGATTTAGATTTTAACTTTTCCTTTTTTATTAAGGATAAAGTACTTAACAGCAATCAAATTATTTTTAATAAGGTGATTGAGGAAAATAATAAATTAGTTTTTATTCATAAAGACCAATTTAGTAATACGATTAAATTTATTTATGAACTAGTTCCAAACAGTTATAATTTAAAATTCAATGTTATTACAGAAAATGGTAATACATATATTGAACCCAATACACTTTTATTTACTCAAAATATTTCTCAGTTAGAAAAAAATTTCGATAATGAACGTAATACAACTACAATTAATTATTCATTAAATGAAACCAATTCTAAACAAATGTCTTTAATGAAGGATTCTAAAAAAACTATTGAAAATCCGTATTGGGTAGCTCATAGACAACAGTTTTTTTCAACTATAATCTCTTCGGATAATATTTTTAGACAAGCAACTCTTGACACATATACACCTGATTCAGACTTGTATATTAAAAAATTATCATCAGAATTTAAAATTGAATATGATAATTCGAATAATGATTACTCATTTAATTTTTATTTCTTGCCTAATAAATATTCTTTGCTTAAATCATTTAACAAAGGTTTTGAGACATTGGTTCCATTAGGAAAATTTGTGTTTGGTTGGGTCAATCGTTTTTTAGTCATTCCAATGTTTAATTTTTTAGATAACATGGGATTAAATTATGGTTTAATTATTTTGATTATAGCATTTACTATTAAGTTCCTTTTATTTCTTCCAACAAAAAGCTCTTATCTATCAATGGCAAAAATGCGAGTTTTAAAACCTGAAATTGATGCAATAAATGAAAAAATAAAGGATCCTATGCAAAAGCAACAAGCTCAAATGAATTTGTATCGAAAAACTGGAGTTAATCCACTCGGAGGATGTTTGCCGTTGCTTTTTCAAATGCCAATTTTGATTGCTTTATTTAGGTTTTTTCCTGCTTCAATTGAGTTAAGACAACAGTCTTTTTTATGGGCAGATGATTTGTCAACATATGATTCTATTCTTGATCTTGGTTTTAGTATTCCCTTATATGGTGACCATATTAGTTTATTTGCATTATTAATGACTGGAGCTACTGTTCTTCAGATGATGTATTCAAATCAACTTTCTTCTAATTCACAAATGCCACAGATGAAATATGTAATGTATATGATGCCTCTTATATTTTTATTTGTAATGAATAATTATTCGGCTGCTTTGAGTTATTATTATTTTCTTGCTAATCTTATCACATTTGGACAGCAAGCTATTATTCGAAGAAGTATTGATGATAAAAAACTCTATGCTATGTTGCAGGCTAATAAAAAGAAACCTTTAAAAAAATCTAAATTTCAACAGAAATTAGAAGAAATGGCTAAAAAAAATCAAAATAGATAG
- a CDS encoding CTP synthase, giving the protein MSRSKLIFVTGGVTSSLGKGIIASSLGNLFQSRGYKTTIIKLDPYLNVDPGTLNPYEHGECYVTADGAETDLDLGHYERFLDIPMSQLNNVTTGSIYQNVIERERKGDFLGKTVQIIPHITDEIKSRILLLETKKKFQIIIVEIGGTVGDIESLPYIEALRQLKFERKNDVCVVHLTLLPFLSSTGEIKTKPTQHSVKTMLQSGVQPDIIVCRTEVSITEQVKNKIALFCNVNYECVIEAVNASTIYEVPLLMLNQNLDHVVAGKLGFKSLKKIDNLLWSQRLKKLKNPKNKNIVAIIGKYVELKDSYKSIYESLIHASALLDQSIEIKWIHSEKLNPQNIKEKLNGCSGVIVAPGFGIRGVEGKILAVKFIREQGIPFLGICLGMQVAVIEFARNVCGLKDADSTEMNNKTNNPVIDLMKNQTQIVNKGGTMRLGGYKCYLHKDSNSYNSYKTDFINERHRHRYEFNNDYKQMFLDHGMVFAGLNKDLNLVEVIELNDHPWFVGVQFHPEYQSSFINPHPLFVSFIKSLS; this is encoded by the coding sequence ATGTCTAGATCTAAACTAATTTTTGTTACTGGTGGAGTTACATCTTCTTTAGGGAAAGGAATAATTGCATCTTCCTTAGGGAATTTATTTCAATCTAGAGGATATAAAACTACAATTATAAAACTTGATCCATATCTCAATGTTGACCCAGGAACTTTAAATCCATATGAACATGGTGAGTGCTATGTTACAGCTGATGGAGCAGAAACAGATTTGGATCTTGGTCACTATGAAAGATTTTTAGATATACCAATGTCTCAGTTAAATAATGTTACAACTGGTAGTATTTATCAAAATGTAATAGAACGTGAGAGAAAAGGAGATTTCTTGGGTAAAACTGTACAAATCATTCCTCACATCACTGATGAGATTAAAAGCCGTATTCTTTTACTAGAAACTAAAAAAAAATTCCAAATAATTATTGTTGAAATTGGAGGGACTGTTGGAGATATAGAGTCATTGCCCTATATAGAAGCTTTAAGACAATTAAAATTTGAGCGCAAGAATGATGTTTGTGTTGTACATCTTACTTTATTACCATTTTTAAGTTCAACAGGTGAAATTAAAACAAAACCAACTCAGCATTCTGTTAAAACTATGTTACAGTCTGGAGTGCAGCCTGATATAATTGTTTGTAGAACAGAAGTTAGTATTACTGAGCAGGTAAAAAATAAAATTGCATTATTTTGCAACGTCAATTATGAATGTGTAATAGAAGCTGTTAATGCATCTACTATATATGAAGTTCCTTTACTTATGCTCAACCAGAACTTAGACCATGTTGTTGCTGGTAAATTAGGATTTAAAAGTTTAAAAAAAATTGACAACCTTCTATGGAGCCAAAGATTAAAAAAATTAAAAAATCCTAAAAACAAAAATATAGTTGCTATTATAGGTAAGTATGTCGAGTTAAAGGATTCTTATAAATCTATTTATGAATCCTTAATTCATGCAAGTGCTTTGTTAGACCAGAGCATCGAAATTAAGTGGATTCATTCAGAAAAACTAAATCCTCAAAATATTAAGGAAAAATTAAATGGTTGTTCTGGAGTTATTGTAGCTCCTGGGTTTGGTATTAGAGGAGTTGAAGGAAAAATTTTAGCTGTTAAATTTATTCGTGAACAGGGCATTCCTTTTTTAGGCATTTGTTTAGGAATGCAAGTTGCAGTCATTGAGTTTGCGCGTAATGTCTGTGGTTTAAAGGACGCTGATTCTACTGAGATGAATAATAAGACTAATAATCCTGTTATTGATTTAATGAAAAATCAAACTCAAATTGTAAATAAGGGGGGCACCATGAGGTTAGGAGGTTATAAATGTTATCTTCATAAAGATTCTAATTCTTATAACTCTTATAAAACAGATTTTATTAATGAAAGACATCGTCATAGGTATGAATTTAACAATGATTATAAACAAATGTTTTTAGACCACGGGATGGTTTTTGCAGGTCTTAACAAGGACTTAAATTTGGTTGAGGTAATAGAATTAAATGATCATCCATGGTTTGTAGGAGTACAATTTCATCCGGAATATCAGAGCTCATTTATTAATCCCCATCCGTTATTTGTGTCTTTTATTAAATCACTTTCTTAG
- a CDS encoding TonB-dependent receptor: protein MTRISFFYFLLVPIMFYAQTGTIRGFVYEKESEEPIIFANIVLEGTDLGVVSDDNGYFIIPNVQPGNYTLKASFIGYNDSEQIVIISTDNLLITTKFFLTEQSITLQNVTVNAEREEQKKQVNTGVIKLTSKSINKLPSIGGEPDIAQFLQVLPGVIFTGDQGGQLYIRGGAPIHNKVLLDGMTIYSPFHSIGFFSVFDTDIIKKADVYTGGFGAQYGGRISSVMDIKTRDGNKKRLTGKLSMNTFGSKFLLEGPMFSTDSSTFSNSFLFSAKSSYLDKTSKYFYSYVDTVGLPYSFSDFYGKFSFFSKNGSKFNLYGFGFNDNVNYVDLTNLGWNTYGFGSNIVLVPSSAKMLIEGKLSYSKYDISQQDVGEPVNNSNIDGFNVGLNFLYFISQKHELKYGVEVLGYTTELYFRNAIAALIEERDHSTEFAGYFHYKFNDNNRFIMEPSLRLQNYTSLGETSLEPRLGLKYNVNENFRLKSSFGKFSQNLMSTSSERDVVNLFSGFLSSTNSLPEYFNGNEVQSSLQRSTHYILGLEYDLGAYIDINIEGYIKDFSQLISENKNQVFDDTPEFENQPDFLKKDFIVEKGIASGFDVLLKYVDNRLNIWSVYSYGIIEREDELQVYSPHYDRRHNFNFVFSYLVDKAKTWEFSLRWNYGSGFPFTKTQAYYEELNLYNELDTDINVSNGELGILYSDLNSGRLPDYHRLDMSIKKTYNFSKFNILEITLGVTNCYNRNNIFYFDRVNAIRVDQLPIIPSIGLSWKF, encoded by the coding sequence ATGACTCGTATTTCTTTTTTTTATTTTTTATTGGTTCCAATCATGTTTTATGCTCAAACAGGAACTATTAGGGGTTTTGTTTATGAAAAAGAATCTGAAGAACCTATTATTTTTGCAAATATTGTATTAGAGGGAACAGATTTAGGGGTGGTTTCAGACGATAATGGTTATTTTATAATTCCTAATGTTCAACCTGGAAATTATACACTTAAAGCTAGTTTTATTGGTTACAATGACTCGGAGCAGATTGTTATAATTAGTACAGATAATTTACTAATTACGACCAAATTTTTTTTAACAGAACAATCTATAACATTACAAAATGTAACAGTTAATGCAGAAAGAGAGGAGCAAAAAAAACAGGTTAACACTGGCGTAATAAAATTAACTAGTAAATCTATCAATAAATTACCAAGTATTGGCGGAGAGCCAGATATAGCACAGTTTTTACAAGTGCTGCCAGGTGTAATTTTTACAGGGGATCAAGGTGGACAATTGTATATAAGAGGAGGCGCACCAATACATAATAAAGTTTTGTTAGATGGTATGACAATTTATAGTCCATTTCACTCTATAGGTTTCTTTTCGGTGTTTGATACTGATATAATTAAAAAAGCTGATGTATATACTGGTGGTTTTGGAGCACAATATGGCGGTCGTATATCATCTGTTATGGATATCAAAACGCGTGACGGTAATAAAAAAAGACTTACAGGTAAGTTGTCAATGAATACTTTTGGAAGTAAATTTTTACTTGAGGGGCCAATGTTTAGTACTGACTCTAGTACTTTTTCTAATTCGTTTTTATTTAGTGCAAAAAGTTCATACTTAGATAAAACATCAAAGTACTTTTATTCATATGTTGACACTGTTGGCTTACCATATTCATTTTCAGATTTTTATGGCAAGTTTTCATTTTTTAGCAAGAATGGAAGTAAATTTAATTTATATGGTTTTGGTTTTAATGATAATGTTAATTATGTAGATTTAACAAATTTAGGATGGAATACATATGGCTTTGGTTCTAATATTGTTCTTGTTCCATCATCTGCTAAAATGTTAATTGAGGGTAAATTATCTTACTCAAAATACGACATATCTCAACAGGATGTTGGAGAACCTGTAAATAATAGTAATATTGACGGATTTAATGTTGGTTTAAATTTCCTGTATTTTATTTCTCAAAAACATGAATTGAAGTATGGTGTTGAAGTTCTTGGTTATACAACAGAATTATATTTTAGAAATGCAATAGCTGCTCTTATTGAGGAAAGAGATCACTCTACAGAATTTGCAGGGTATTTTCACTATAAGTTTAATGATAATAATAGGTTTATTATGGAGCCTAGTCTCAGATTACAAAACTATACTTCTCTTGGTGAAACATCTCTTGAACCCAGATTAGGATTGAAATATAATGTTAATGAAAATTTTCGCTTAAAAAGTTCGTTTGGTAAATTTTCACAGAATTTAATGTCTACTTCAAGTGAGAGAGATGTAGTTAATTTATTTTCAGGCTTTTTATCTAGTACAAATAGTTTGCCGGAATATTTTAATGGTAATGAAGTTCAGTCCTCTTTACAAAGATCAACGCATTACATATTAGGTTTAGAGTATGATTTAGGAGCTTACATAGATATCAATATTGAGGGTTATATTAAAGACTTTAGCCAGTTAATTTCTGAAAATAAAAATCAGGTTTTTGATGATACTCCTGAATTTGAAAATCAACCTGATTTTTTAAAAAAAGATTTTATTGTTGAAAAAGGTATTGCCTCAGGATTTGATGTGTTATTAAAATATGTGGATAACAGACTAAATATTTGGTCGGTATATTCATATGGAATTATTGAAAGAGAGGATGAATTACAAGTTTATAGTCCACATTATGATCGGAGACATAATTTTAATTTTGTTTTCTCATATTTAGTTGACAAGGCAAAAACTTGGGAGTTTAGTTTAAGGTGGAATTATGGTTCAGGTTTCCCATTTACTAAAACTCAAGCTTATTATGAGGAATTAAATTTATATAATGAACTAGATACAGATATTAATGTTTCAAATGGAGAATTAGGTATTTTATATTCTGACCTAAATTCCGGCAGATTACCAGATTACCATAGACTAGACATGTCTATTAAAAAAACATATAATTTCTCTAAATTCAATATTTTAGAAATTACTCTTGGAGTAACTAATTGTTATAATAGAAACAATATTTTTTATTTTGATAGAGTTAATGCAATTCGTGTAGATCAACTTCCAATTATTCCCAGTATTGGTCTAAGTTGGAAATTTTAA
- the holA gene encoding DNA polymerase III subunit delta — MNIEKVLNTIKNNEISSTYLLYGEEDFFIDKITSFFTKYVIPESEKIFNEKIFYGKQTDVFSLISSLKSFPMTGDRQLIILKEAQKLGNISELSNYLDCPIHSTIFVICYKSKNIDKRKKWVKLAQKNGILIESKLLYAQQISRWIQYNLEEKHIKIENSAEALLVDFLGNDLSKITNAINKLSNIITDGVISAENVRRHIGVHRHYNTFELQNALSSKDSNKVISIVNYFISNQKQFPLPLIIGLLFSFYSKLIILHSTQIHSDKELAGKIKVHPFFINVYKIGCKNYSFQDCIRIISLLHNADLKSKGIKGSFDYSFIKDLMFRILV; from the coding sequence ATGAATATTGAAAAGGTTTTAAATACAATTAAGAATAATGAAATATCATCTACTTATTTATTATATGGAGAAGAAGATTTTTTTATTGACAAGATTACAAGTTTTTTTACTAAGTATGTAATTCCTGAATCTGAAAAAATTTTTAATGAAAAAATTTTTTATGGTAAACAAACAGATGTGTTTTCTTTAATCTCTTCACTTAAATCTTTTCCAATGACTGGTGACAGACAATTAATTATATTAAAGGAAGCACAAAAACTCGGGAATATTTCAGAGTTGTCAAATTATTTAGATTGTCCTATTCACAGTACTATATTTGTTATATGTTATAAGAGTAAAAATATAGACAAAAGGAAGAAATGGGTTAAGCTTGCTCAAAAAAATGGCATTTTAATAGAAAGTAAGTTACTATATGCTCAACAAATATCTCGTTGGATTCAATATAATTTAGAAGAAAAGCATATAAAGATTGAAAATTCTGCAGAAGCATTGTTAGTTGATTTTTTAGGAAATGATTTATCCAAAATTACCAATGCGATTAATAAGTTATCTAATATAATAACAGACGGAGTAATATCTGCAGAAAATGTTCGACGGCATATAGGAGTTCATCGGCATTATAATACATTCGAATTACAAAATGCACTTTCCTCAAAAGATAGTAATAAGGTTATATCAATAGTAAATTATTTTATTAGTAATCAAAAACAGTTTCCTCTGCCTCTCATTATTGGCCTTTTATTTTCTTTTTACTCAAAGCTTATTATTCTCCACTCTACACAGATTCATTCAGATAAGGAACTTGCTGGTAAAATTAAAGTTCATCCTTTCTTCATTAATGTCTATAAAATAGGTTGTAAAAATTATTCCTTTCAAGATTGCATTAGAATTATTTCCTTATTACATAATGCAGATTTAAAAAGTAAAGGAATAAAAGGCAGTTTTGATTATAGTTTTATAAAGGATTTAATGTTTAGAATTCTAGTTTAA
- a CDS encoding type I restriction enzyme HsdR N-terminal domain-containing protein: MKLKIINNKEYIFDPVRKKYVLNQPEEWVRQNTIQFLNLKKGYPISLMSIEKKMSLNKLTKRCDIICYNSTGKALLLVECKAPKVKLKTNDLNQSINYQKTINAQNILITNGKTHYCFSLSKGQPKFINEIPEYNNK; this comes from the coding sequence ATGAAATTAAAAATAATAAATAACAAAGAATATATATTTGATCCTGTTCGGAAAAAATATGTTTTAAATCAACCTGAGGAATGGGTACGGCAAAACACAATACAATTCCTTAATCTAAAAAAAGGCTATCCAATATCATTAATGTCTATAGAAAAAAAAATGTCACTAAATAAACTAACAAAGAGATGCGATATTATTTGCTATAATTCAACTGGAAAAGCCTTGTTATTAGTAGAATGTAAGGCTCCAAAAGTAAAACTGAAAACAAATGATTTAAATCAAAGTATTAATTACCAAAAAACAATTAATGCGCAAAACATATTAATAACAAATGGCAAAACTCACTATTGTTTTTCATTAAGTAAAGGTCAGCCAAAATTTATTAATGAAATCCCTGAATACAATAACAAATAA
- a CDS encoding DUF456 domain-containing protein — translation MMEVLIFCIVFLLLFFGLLGSIFPIIPGPIFTFFGLLVLHFFTDFNITYSQLILYFLITVIVFFLDYLSQYFGVKKFGGKKNAVYGTIIGCLIGFFLPPIGLVIGPFLGAFLGSLIDKKDKIHALKIAFGSFIGFMFGTLIKIIYSMYVLIWVVRKLIYLL, via the coding sequence ATGATGGAGGTTTTAATATTTTGTATTGTTTTTCTATTATTGTTCTTTGGTCTTTTAGGCTCTATTTTTCCAATCATTCCTGGTCCAATTTTTACTTTCTTTGGACTTTTAGTATTGCATTTTTTTACTGATTTTAATATTACATATAGTCAATTAATTTTATATTTCTTAATTACTGTTATAGTTTTTTTTCTAGATTATTTAAGCCAGTATTTTGGAGTAAAAAAATTTGGTGGTAAAAAAAATGCAGTATATGGTACAATCATTGGTTGTTTAATTGGCTTTTTTTTACCCCCAATCGGACTAGTTATAGGTCCATTCTTAGGCGCTTTTTTAGGTTCTTTGATTGATAAAAAGGATAAAATACATGCATTAAAGATTGCATTTGGTTCATTTATTGGCTTTATGTTTGGTACATTAATTAAAATTATTTATTCTATGTATGTTCTGATATGGGTAGTTCGGAAATTGATATATTTGTTATAA